CCGCATCAAGTGCGGGATGACAGCATTGTATTAACATTTTGATGCTTTGCAGTTATTTGGCGGGATTGTTCATTTCAAAATCATCAAAGATCATTTTAACCGGGAATAACAGGCTTGGCAGTTCTGCGGCAGGCGCCTGAAGTTTGAAGCCTAAGCAGGACTGCCAAGCCTCGTAGTACGTATAAATGATTTACCTGAATATGAAGTGTTAATCTCTGAAGCTGTTATTTATCCGCTGATGATTTTTATATACACTGTCCGTGTTCTGCTTCCGTCGAATTCGCAGAAGTAAATACCCTGCCATGTTCCGAGGAGGAGACTGCCATCTTCGATTATTACGTTTACTGATGAGCCAACAAGAGATGCTTTTACATGGGCATCCGAGTTTCCCTCGGAATGGGTGAATCTGCCTGATAATGGGATGAGTCTGTTAAGCTCACTTATGATATCTGCTTTTACGGATGGGTCTGCATTTTCATTTATAGTGACCCCTGCTGTTGTGTGAGGGATATAAACAGAGCAGATGCCGCTCCTTACTTTTGATTCTTTGACCGCCGACATAACTTCCTTTGTTATGTCGATTAACTCGTTCCGTTGCTTGCTCCTGACAGTTATTTTTTTTAGCAATTTCCAACTATGAATTTAAGGATTTGCCATACTTAGTTCTTCAATGGACGAATGTGTTCTCCACTTTTTTACATTAAGAAATATAACTGGCTGACCTGATTCCTTATTTTTTAAGGATACATCTTTATGCCATTTATTAAATTCCTCTTCACCATCAACCTGAAATATTATCATAGCATTGACAGGAATTTTCTTTGCTAGCTTCTCATTTTCCATTAGATATCTGTTAAATTCTGAAGAAAGCATTGTTATAAATTCTTTATAATTATTCATTTAAAACTCCTTTCAAAAACTCCTCTTTATATCTAACCCAATTCTCATTAATATCCCAGTCTCCATAGGTTAAAGCACTTTCAAAGCTAAGATTTAATATTACTTTTATTTTATTACCC
The sequence above is drawn from the Candidatus Schekmanbacteria bacterium genome and encodes:
- a CDS encoding YjbQ family protein, giving the protein MLKKITVRSKQRNELIDITKEVMSAVKESKVRSGICSVYIPHTTAGVTINENADPSVKADIISELNRLIPLSGRFTHSEGNSDAHVKASLVGSSVNVIIEDGSLLLGTWQGIYFCEFDGSRTRTVYIKIISG